In Calothrix sp. PCC 7507, one DNA window encodes the following:
- a CDS encoding helix-turn-helix domain-containing protein, with translation MTVNTYQASRIAVPTEEDATLAKKSSQTLASYVQDDDPCRTIKVVLDNATSETVTIPAAAFHLLVDILTQMAKGNAVTLIPVHAELTTQEAADILNVSRPYLVGLLESGEMPYRKVGTRRRVRYQDLLNYKNQIDTFRMQALDELTAQAQELDMGYE, from the coding sequence ATGACAGTCAATACATACCAAGCTAGTAGGATTGCTGTACCTACAGAAGAGGATGCTACGCTAGCTAAAAAAAGTAGTCAAACTTTGGCATCCTATGTACAGGATGATGATCCATGCCGTACTATTAAAGTTGTGCTAGATAACGCTACAAGTGAAACGGTTACTATACCAGCAGCAGCTTTTCATCTGCTTGTTGACATCTTGACACAAATGGCTAAAGGTAATGCTGTTACTCTTATACCCGTACATGCAGAACTCACGACACAAGAAGCAGCTGATATTTTAAATGTTTCTCGTCCTTATTTGGTAGGGTTATTGGAATCTGGAGAGATGCCATACCGTAAAGTGGGAACACGACGACGGGTGCGTTATCAGGATCTACTCAATTACAAAAATCAAATTGATACTTTCCGAATGCAAGCTCTTGATGAGCTTACTGCTCAAGCTCAAGAACTAGATATGGGGTACGAATAA